Below is a window of Macadamia integrifolia cultivar HAES 741 chromosome 8, SCU_Mint_v3, whole genome shotgun sequence DNA.
CCTGGTGTCCAAAGTAAGAGAAACATTATATTACTAAGGATACAAATATGTGCATGATAAAATTTAGGAGGAAAATAATAGAACCTCTTTGTGCATACAACATTGCAAGTTCTGGAAAGCGCACATCATGACAAATTCCTATCCCAATGCGACCTACATCTGCATTCCAAAATTCAATTAAAGTCAATTCAGAAGAAATTAAGATGCAAACTCGGGAAGATAAAATAATGGAAATCCAAAGATGTAAATTAGTGACTCCATTCAACTGAGGTTTTTAACATTTTGACCGGGGAAAGCAGGAGATAAGAAAGAGTGTCAGTGGAATAGGAAAAAGTCAATCCACACAGCACAAAAGCAGTGTTAAGTTGTTCCTTTCTGTGCATAAGGTAATATATACCAAAAGTTCATTTTATCAGTATTTAATATTCTCAGACATGATCTGAGGAGAATTTGTTGCTGAAGCATAAAATGAGTTAAGAATACAGCTCCTGAAAGGTCAGATTTTGTTCACTGAAGCACAAAAGTCCACAAAAAAAGACCTTCAGCAGATTTCTAGCAGTAGAGACCCAAACCATAAATATAGACAGGGAGCATCAGCATTTTCTGCATACCCTGAATTTAAACAGATCATAACAGACAAAGTACAATATATCATGTCTCCATCATAGTTAAAGCTTTGGCTTCAATGTTGTTGAAACAACTATGGACAGTTTAATCCAATAATCTTCATGATGGAAATTCTAACTGCAATCCCCTGCACATATGTGTGTGCATGCGTTTCATTCACTGTCGATGAATAAAGAACAGAGGAGCAAATCTTCCTAGCCAACCAAAACCTACGTCCTAGTCttgatttgtattctaataGTGGTGTTATGGAAAAGGACTTGGGGGGTGCAGGTGAGgccataattttttattgttttttgaaGTAAATATCATAAATTTAGACTCTGGTAAGAGGAGTTTAGTGCAAAATGAAAGGAACTTCACCAATTAATTGGTGTTCCAAACTACGAATATCTGTAACGTTTACCTGTATCCACAATGGTGGGTTGATCTCCTGGAGTAAAGGTGTCAGATTCCTTAAAGGAGATATCTCCTGGGATGTCAATATCAAATAGATGAATCTGCCAATCAACGAATTTGTTCTTCAGAAATCCAATAGAGTCCAAATCATCTAGAACACTAACTCATTTGAGAATTGAAACCTTTAGTGGACATCTCTTACTTTCCTATGTTTATCCTTTAGCTTTCCATCTGTGCCAAAAACACAAGGGGTGTTGTACAACTGGTCCCCACACCGTTCTGGTACAGACCCACCAACAATTGTGACTccttgatcatgagcaacatcaGCTAGCATCGAAAAGGATGGTGATGCATCTACACCATCAAAATCTTCCGCATATATGGAGAACTTATCAGTTGAATAAGGACAATTCCACATTTCCTGACATACAAAATAGGTAGATTGACATAACAAACAAATAAAGTATATCATGGCAAAAGCAGATGGAAAGTTTTCATATAAAGAATGAAAGTTGGCAGGCTAAGAAGATTATAGTTACTCTATCTGATCTGTAAAACCCAATGTCATAAAATGTCAACAGTGTCCAGCATTGCTTGCTAGGGGAAActtaattttgttttgttgaAACCTGTTATCCTCAAACAGAGAGCCAGTTTTTAACTGTATTAACAAATGCTCAAGTGAAACTTATTGAGTTGGAGGAGGTGCATATTCTTTGAAGGCACTGCAACTTGGTCAACATTATAACATCAAGCAGTGTTAATTGATATTCATTCCAAAAATGTGGTCAATTAATGGAAAATCTTAAGTGTTTATGGAGAGTTTCTCTATCGAACCAAGGTAATTGTCTTTCTATATTAAGTTAACAAAGCCTTGGATCTCTTATTGACTTGCCATAAGGTAGTTATGACTTTTCCTTCACtatgattttaaaatttggtgAAATTTTAGTTTTGGTTAAAGGTACTGAAACCAAAATCTGggaaattttttaatattttagatTTCAGGATTTCAGCCGAAATTttagtactttatttttcttttatatatataaatttcagtactttatttttcttttatattagaGATTTAACATTCGTAACCCTTGTTTGGTGCTATCGAATCCAAATTACTACCTATTTCTTATATACATAACCTTTGAATGACTAATTAAATGCTTGtaatattattaattaattcCTTATATACTTAAACCTTTCATGGATTTAACATTATTTTAACCTTTGAATGGTGCTATCTAATGCAAATTACTACCTAtttcttaattaatttcttGCAACAAAAGTTCAATATATATTCCATAATTTTTtggaatatataaataaatgagcaatttttttggttttgggcaCTGAAATCCTGCTCTATTTTGAGCCTTGTCCTTCACGGCTAGTTGTCTTACCAATGAAGACTAGAGTTtgtaacaccccccccccccacccccaagcCAGTTACACAAAGGCGACATTGAGATAGAATTCCCAATAGTTTATAGATATTGGAGATGAATCCAAAACGTGAATATGTCATGTTATATGAAATAGGGACGATGGTATTGTCCTGTCATATCATTGCGACATGATTGGTGTGATCAATATCTGGTAGACCAATGAAATTCCAGTCACAAGATCTGATTATGGAGGGCAGTTTGTCCAAACTCTTGATCCAAAAGGTAGAAAACTGACTGTTCAATTAGATCTACATGGAACTATGTTTGGGCTCATTTCCTAGAAGTTAATTTGCATATGCTAGTGTGGTTCAAATTCCATGGAAATTTAGCTCATGGAGTGTCATCAATGgagagattccaagcaaggatgtCCCTGATGATTTGGATCTTGTCTAATTTTCTTCTTGTGTTCTTTACAATGGAAGGCAGATATCCACGGATGACTCTTTGTTGGTGAAATCTGGACTTCCATTCTAAAGCTTTTGGGCGtttcaaagaaaaatatttcagcAGGGTCTTTGAAATAGCTTTGAAAGCTAAAAGCTTTAGATGATCAGGATCAGTTTTCTTGTCTGCAAAATCCATCTTTGAGCATGTGTAACGTCTTTGAATAAATGACATTCAGGAATCAATTGGAAAGAGGTAAAATGCATAAGGAATAGAACGGATACTAAATTTGAAGTTTAAGAAACCTGAAACTAGGTTATTATACATATtgttttccatctttctttcaCCATGCAAGAGAGTGCAAGAGAATGCAAGACAGAAGGAATTCTCATAGTGTAAGAGGGAGTTTCGCGGTGAACCACATATGCCCTTAACACAGatggtgttggtgtatgatgtcttgtatttccatcgcagtttaatccagggagtattggtgcagcacctagacaggcaagaCGGCGGTCCTgctaaaatctgtgtgcattgtttgttttattttttcattatcttctgcatcgttttagggttacgtttctacaaatGGCCCTGTTTAATACACTCAAAAGGTAAGATACAAGACACAGCTACGAATGTTATTGTAGCTTCTGCAAGCAGACATGACATGTAAtcctttttgaaaataaaattgaagaaaacgGGAAACCAAGACTTCAAGGAGTTTATTACGGGTCCCAAAGTTAGAATTCTGATGAAAAATCTTGTCTGGACCATTGATCGCTCACTGCCATGGCCATAATAATggcaaaatagtaaaatgaaaacagaaaaaaagcaGTGAAGTTGGGTAGGTGAGCACTTGGGTTTACGGGCAATACAACGAGCTAGGCAGCCCTCTTAGCAGCATCTTCGATCGCTTTGCCTGCTCGAGCAATATTCTTCTCCTTGTCACAATTACTGCTAATGGGCAAAGTCCAACCTTGAACTGTAGTGAAATTGATTAGTTCCAAATCCGGAAAGGCATTGCGAACAACCcataaaaataagaacaaaaaaaggaagCTCTTCAGCACATCTCTGCAAAAACCTCATTCACTCCTATAGATTTGATTTTACCATAAAGTGCCAACTGAAACAAAAACACAAGCAGATGAAAGGTGGAACTTATCTCTCACCTTTGGTATTTTGGGAAGCGTCAATGGAACTAAGTGAGGAAGACTGGCATACTCTGAGGCATGAGATAGGGCCATCCTGCAATCTGACTAAGTAGCTTACCACTGCGTTATTTTATATTGTTCTTCAAACGGTGCGACCACCACTGTGGACTACAATTGTGCTCAACTCTGTCGTGAGTTCGACGCTCCGAGTGAGTGTCACTCACGAGTCATATAACCCGTCACTCCCCGAGACAAAATAGCTGAAATTAAGGATCTCAGATAAATAAAACGCCAAAGATCGAACCAGCgggagggaagagaaggaagcgATAATGGTGAATTGGTGATTCATAAACCCATCTTCCCTCACAGAACTCGGGCCCGTGACTTCGATTGGGGCAAAGCAGTGGTTGATCAAACGCTTCGAAGATCATCACAGTTCATTACATGACCAACGCCACTGCCAGCATCACCACCAAATACCTTCTGTCTCCTTCGACACACCACTCATACAACAGCGAAGCCGTCATTGAGTTCTGCCTCCAAGCCAGCCGCACTCTCGACCATCTAAAGCAAACTCATGCTCGCCTGCTGCGGACCCAAATCAATCCACATCCTCGCCTTATCATTCATCTCACCAGCCGCCTTCTCCAGCTTCCCGGCAATAGTCTCCGCTATGCCCGCTGCTTGTTTGATCGAATCCCTCACTGTGAAAACCAATTCATTTGGACCTCCATCATCCGCTCCCATACCCTTCATGCGCAGTTCAGCCAATCCATCGCCCTCTACGCACAGATGCACCggatgggcatctcacccaatgGGTTCACCTTCTCGTCAGTGCTTAATGCATGCGCTCGCATTCCAGCAATCTTACAAGGCAGACAGATACACACCCAGATCGTCCAATCCGGTTATTTCTCTAATACTGTTGTGCAGACTGCACTTCTCGATGTTTATGCAAAATGCGGTGCTGCCAATGATGCAAGGCGCGTTTTCGATCAAATGACTGATAGAGATGTCGTTTCTTGGACGGCCATGGTTTCAGGATACTCGAAAGTTGGTATGATGGAAGATGCACGTCAGCTATTCGACGTTATGGTGGAACGGAATGTGGTTTCCTGGACCGCCATGGTTGCAGGGTATGCAAATGCGGGGGATATCGGAGCTGCAAAAGCactgtttgataaaatgcctgaGAAAAACTCTATTACACGGACCGCTATGATTGCTGGTTATGGCAAGTGTGGTGATGTGGTTGGAGCCCGccaagtgtttgataaaatggcGATGCGCGATTCGGCATGTTGGGCAGCAATGATTGCATGCTACGCACGGAACGGTTGTTCTAGCGAAGCAATTGAACTATATAAGAGGATGAGGATGGTAAATGTCAAGGCCAACGAGGTCGCAATGGTTGGAGTCATCTCTGCTTGCACGCAACTTGGTGATGTGGACATGGCGAGCTCCATAGCTGATGACATGAACGAAGGGAGCTGCGAGCGGACAGTGGTCGTTTCCAATGCATTGATCCACATGAATGCGAAATGTGGGAGCGTAGTCCAGGCGTGGGAGGAATTCAATTTGATGACTCATAGGGATGTGATCTCCTACAGTGCATTGATCACAGCTCTGGCGGATCATGGAAGAGCCCATGAAGCTCTGCAACTTTTTTCAAGGATGCGGAAAGAAGGGCTAAGACCGAATGAAGTGACATTCGTTGGGGTGCTCAATGCTTGCAGCCACGCAGGAATGGTAGAGGAAGGGTGCGAGTATTTCAAGCTGATGAAGCAAAGTTATGGGATAGTTCCATTGACTGAACACTATGCTTGCATGGTTGATCTTCTTGGACGAGCTGGGAGACTTGAAGAGGCTTACAAGCTTATATTGGATAGTGTGGTTACACCAGATGCTGGAACCTGGGGTGCTTTGTTAGGGGCTTGTAGAGTCCATGGAAATGTTGAGCTGGGTGAGATTGCTGCTGGGCATCTATTTGAATTGGAGCCTGAGAATACTGGAAACTATGTTCTTCTGGCCAACATTTATGCGTCAATGAACAGATGGGATGATGCAGAGAGGGTGAGGAAGATGATGAGTGAGAGACGGATCAGGAAGTCTCCAGGATGTAGCTGGATTGGATATCAAGATTCAAGACTAGTTAAGATGGTGActgatgaatgatggaatccCATGTGGGTACATCATGCGTGCATCCAAAGTCCAGACTCGATATTAATAGCCCCactttgccatgtggcaaatatgGATCAGGGTTTCAAGAATCAGGATACGGATTAATCAGATCCGGATTTGGCTGATCCAACTTGTTTGATTTTTATATggaaaaaaccccccaaaagaGCAAAACACCGATTTTGTGGCTGATCCAGACTTGTCACTAATCCAAGACCGATTCCGATTCCATGTTATATCTACCGAAAAAAATAGATCCATGTTGTAGAGAAAAGTCCACTCTGCCAGCCTCAATGGTCAAGATTTTAGCCCCAACAAAATTAGGGCAGAGTGAGTTTTCCAAAATTGcaaatttctttcatttatgCATTGGGTCTCACTAAAAGAAAATGacccaattaataaatgatagCTTTTACCAAAAATCTCTATGTTTTTTCGAAATATAATGACTAGATGAGCTACTGATAATAATGGTGCACATAAAAGAACTGCATTGTTCTTAGTTTAGGGGTATAAGATTGACCTTGACGCTGAATAAGTCGAGACTTGTCCTAAGCCCAACCAAGGCCTAGTATAAGATTTCTAACCCTGAGGGTGTctagggttgaaaaacattgACTTGGGTTAGTGTTAAGTCTGGCTTGAGATGAGACTAGACCCTCATTCTAATCGTGATTTATATTTTATCTATAATTTTGAATTGTCATCCTatcattttattcaaaataatgaaatgtGGGTCATTAATTCTTATGATAGTACATCTATTTTTGTGTTAcactttataattttaattatgtgtcaatcaatttatttttttaaaaatctgaCCCAACTTGATCCTGCTTCCCAACTCAaacccatgaccactaggttgtaatagagcaaccttaccataCCATCCCAAATACAAACTCAAGTAGCACCTATAAATTCCACTCACCAATTTACACCTAGATAACCAAACAGGACAAGGGACCGTTCATCAATCTTTCACTTCAATAAACTTAATCACCCCCAAGGCCCCAACATCTAGCTTCTTTTAAAATAATTCGCTTTCCAGGCAATTTAAAATCAGACTACAAAGAATGAGGCAGCCGATCCAGAGCTAGATATAATGCAATGGGAGCTTGAAAGGGAAGAGCCTTATTAACCATACCATCATAACCTTGACACTTCCTAGAACCAACCTGATGGAAACGTGAACAATTCAAATACTTGGAACGTCATGACAAGTACCCCAATTTTGAGAATACAAATCATAAATGGTTCTTTATTTCTAAAGTGTATTGTATCATATACAATTACAGGTACCCAGAACTAGTTTCATGTACATTTCTCACACCATGACTAACCCATTTGTTTGAGCTCAAATCTGGTGCAGTTTGTGCGTGCATCTCTGCAAGCTCTCTTACACGTAAAAGAATATGTGCTGGTATCGGCATTGAGGCATGCTTACGAGAGCTTTTCATCTGCACATTAGACCCACAGAAGAATACAAAATTAGTAAACAACCACTATAGAGAACAGTATTAACTTGCTGAATATGGTAGCAGATAAATCCACAGAAAACAAATCAACCGATGCTTACAGAGACCAAGTAGATTagaatttaacaaaaaaattcaaaaacttgTAGTTCAAGTTTCTACACTAAATCAAATTCCTTGTGCATTATTTTGGGGAAGGGGTACTAAATTCCTTTAGCCTGTTAAAGCTTAGAAATATAACAAGATCTTAGCATGTATTAACGAGACTTCAAATTTTCCTATTCCAAGGAACAGCACAAAAGCACAAACACAGAATTCAAAAAAGGATCCCAAAATGGGTCACCTGGACCTCATCAACGACCACACTCATTCCCCCACCACCATGCAGATGGATTAGGTGTCATACAAGCCCTGGGCTGGGCAAATGTTAAACTCTCCAGTCCATATTACTGATATGTCACCTTGCATTAGA
It encodes the following:
- the LOC122087205 gene encoding putative pentatricopeptide repeat-containing protein At5g37570 encodes the protein MTNATASITTKYLLSPSTHHSYNSEAVIEFCLQASRTLDHLKQTHARLLRTQINPHPRLIIHLTSRLLQLPGNSLRYARCLFDRIPHCENQFIWTSIIRSHTLHAQFSQSIALYAQMHRMGISPNGFTFSSVLNACARIPAILQGRQIHTQIVQSGYFSNTVVQTALLDVYAKCGAANDARRVFDQMTDRDVVSWTAMVSGYSKVGMMEDARQLFDVMVERNVVSWTAMVAGYANAGDIGAAKALFDKMPEKNSITRTAMIAGYGKCGDVVGARQVFDKMAMRDSACWAAMIACYARNGCSSEAIELYKRMRMVNVKANEVAMVGVISACTQLGDVDMASSIADDMNEGSCERTVVVSNALIHMNAKCGSVVQAWEEFNLMTHRDVISYSALITALADHGRAHEALQLFSRMRKEGLRPNEVTFVGVLNACSHAGMVEEGCEYFKLMKQSYGIVPLTEHYACMVDLLGRAGRLEEAYKLILDSVVTPDAGTWGALLGACRVHGNVELGEIAAGHLFELEPENTGNYVLLANIYASMNRWDDAERVRKMMSERRIRKSPGCSWIGYQDSRLVKMVTDE